In Alcaligenes faecalis, the sequence GGTGGGTACACCCAGAAGAAGCTTCCTGTTTTACGACATCATCGGGGCTGCGGTCTGGGCGGGATCTGCCGTCTTTCTGGGTTCCTTGTTCAGCTCGGCGGTGGATGAGCTTTTGAATGTGCTGGTCAGCCTGGGTGTGGTGGGCGGAATTCTGCTGGCGCTGGCCTTGGCCGTGTTCATTGCCAAGAAATGGTGGCAGCGTCATCGCTTCATCAAGTCCTTGTGCATGGAACGTGTCAGCGTGCAGGAGCTGCATCAGATGCTGTCTTCGGAATCGCCCCCCACGATTGTGGATGTGCGCTCCACCCTGATTCAGGCGCAAGGACGCATTCCGGGGGCGATCAGTCTGGCCTTGGGCGAGGCCACCTTGAACCTGATTACCGACGGGGAAATTATTGTGTATTGCGATTGTCCCAACGAGGTATCCGCGGCCCTGGTGTCCAAGCGTTTGCTGCAAAGTGGCTATAGCCGGGTGCGTCCTTTGGAAGGCGGACTGGAGGCCTGGCGGGCCGCCGGTTTTGATATACAGCGCGGCCCCGATCAGCCCGAAGCGGCCCTGTAAAGGAAAATGGCAGACATGGTTTGATGTCTGCCGTTTTGCCAGAAGAACGCTTGATACCGCGCTTTAGTGACGTGCCTGCCGGTGAGCGTGAGCCAGGGCTGCGGCCACCGCCAGCCCGCCGATCACACTGATATGGTCTTGCACCAGAGCCTGTTCCAGAAAGGCCTCTAATCCCTGCATTGCCCAAAACCGATGTGCGAGGGGAATCGTGGACAAGGTAAAGACACCAAGCATCAGCGCCCCCAACCAGGCCAGACGACTCGCGCTGATAATCAGCCAGCTGCCCAGCAGTTGAACTGCAATAGTCAGCACCGCAAATAAAGCCTGGGGCTCCAGCCCGAAGTGGGCCATCTCTCTTTTTGCCGCGCTGAAGTCCCAAACCTTGTTCACGCCGCTCCACCAGAAAATGTAGGTCAGGAGCAGAGTAGCCAGCACAAAATACACTCGTGAACGCAGTAATTCTTGTATGACGTGGTTCATGATGCCTCCTCCTTGGGTGGGGCGTTCAGGGCTTGTGTACGGATGCTTCCAGCGTGGAGCGTGCTACGGCCAGTGTCTGCTGGCTCAAGACCAGCCCAGCCATGACCAGTGCCACTCCCACCAGTTGCAGCGTGGTGGGCCAGACTCCCTTGATCAGCGCGTCCAGAATAAAAGCGGTCACTGGCACCAGCAGCATGAAGGGGGCAACGGTGACGGCACCCAGCTGCTTGATGGCACTGAACCACAGCGCGAAGGGGCCCGCAGTCAGTACAGTTGCCAGCAGGAACAGGCCCAGCCAATGCACAGGAATCAGCTGGCTTGGAATGTCCTGAGTCAGCAGCACAATCACGCTCAATTCCACACCGGCAATCAGCAGCTGCCAGCCGGTAAAGCCCAGCAACGGGATAGGTGGCGCGCCCCATTTGTTCATCAAGACCCCACCTGTCGCAATGGACAACATGCTGCCCAAAGCGGCGGCAATGCCGATCAGATCCAATGTGGCCTGGCTGGACAAGACCACCAGTGACACGCCCAGTGCGCCCAATAAAACGGCACCAATGCGCGTCAAGGCTGGGCGAGCACGCAGAATGCCCCAGGCGATAAATATGGTGGCTAGCGGCGTCAGCGCCTGAAAGATGGCAGCTACGCCACCGGGCAGACGGGTTGCAGCGATAAAGAACAGACCAAAGAACAGGCCGGTGTTCAGAGTGCCTAGCACGGCCAGGCGTCCCCACCAGGCGCGGGGCGGCAGGCTGCGTACCAATGCCAGCAAGACGACGGCACCTCCCAAAGCCCGGACCGCCGCCAGGAACAAGGGGTTAGGTGGCAACCAGGTCGTGGTCAGAATGTAGGTAAAGCCCCAGAGAATAGCGGCGGTTGCCGCGGCCATTTTGGCGTTCATGTCGATGCACTCCCCATCATGAATAGTTGGATGAAGAGACTATAGAAGTGCAACGATGGCTTGAATAGATAAGAATATGGCCATCAGCGTTCCATAATTAGAACGACTGGGCAATGGCTGGCTTGGGGTGATTTGCAGCGCGGATTTACGAGGAGGGCGCATGCAAAATAGTGACGAATTCCTGGCCCAGAAAGTCCAGCAGGGCACGGACCGCAGGCACCAGCCCCCGGCGTGAGGGAAAGACTGCATGCACCACGCCGGAGCGGGGATTCCAGCCGGGGGCCACATCCACCAGCCTGCCGTCCCGCATATACGGGGCAATCAACATGGCCGGCATCTGAACCACGCCAATCCCTTGCAAGGCCGCTTGCAGCAAAGTCATGCGGTCGTCACAGACCAGACGGGGCTGGTAGGGCACTTCCATCAGGGTGTTTTCTGCGGTTTGCAGCTGCCAGGTGGGATTGCGTTGCAGATGCTCGTCGCTCAAGGAGGGCCAGCTACCTAGTTGGTCCAGCTTGGGCAGCCCGCCCATGCGCTCAATCAAGGCCGGGCTGGCCACCAGATACTGCGTGCTCTCGCCCAGGACTTTCATGACCAGGCCGCTGTCTTCCAAAGGCGGGAAGCGGACGCGCAGGGCCACATCAAAGCCCTCACGAATCACGTCCACGCGGCGGTTGGTGCTTTCCACTTCCAGCTTTACCTGCGGATACGCCGCCATATAGCGGGCCAGCAATTCATTGACTCCATAGTCCAGCAAAGCCAGGGGGCAACTGATGCGTACCGAGCCTTGCGGCTCGCTGCGATGGCGCTCGATGATGTCCTGGGCGGAGTCAGCCTCTACCAGCATGGCCAGACAACGCTGGTAGTACATCTGGCCGATTTCCGTGACGCTGAAATGGCGGCTGGAGCGCTGGATCAGGCGCACCCCCAGGGACTCTTCCAGAAAGGTGATGCGTCGGCTCAGCTTGGATTTCGGGATGCCCAAGGCTCGTCCGGCAGGCGCAAACCCACCGTGGTCCACGACCTGTACAAAGTAGTAAAGGTCGTTCAAGTCGCGCGTGGAGGGATGTTTGGTATCGGGCATGTCATTACATGGCGGGTGGAACCGGGCAGCTCGTATCGCCTTCTTCGCAGGACAGGTAGGTGTTGAAGTTCTTGATGCGGGCTTGGGTCAGTTCATTGCGGCAAGTGGTGATCAGCATGGCGTGAATACTGCCGCCTTGGGTGTTGATCGCGGCAAAGTCGCATTCCGCATCCCTGAAGCTGACCCAGGCACGTTGGGCGTTACGCAAGGCTTTGAGGGTGTCAGCATCATCTTTAAGACGATTGCCGATTTCCTTGTAGAGCTTGTTCAGTTCGGCGTCCGAGTTCTTGTACTCGTTGCTAAAGCACTGATTCATGGCGTTTTGATTGGTCATGCTGTCGCAGTCGGCCGCCTGAACGTAAGAGGCGCTTGCCATCAAGCTCAGGCCTAAAGCGATCAGGCCGGTGTTCAATGCTTTTTTCATGGGGTTCTCCGGGTGTGTGGGTGTTGAGAAGCGTATGAGTCTGGTTTGAGTCGCCAGGTGCAGCGCGTACTGCCTGTTTGCTTGGGGCAGGGTGTAAATCCTACTACAGAAGCGCGACAAGCCTGGTGCTTTGCAGGGCGACAATTAGGTTCCATAAATAGCATTGAGCCGCATCGTCTTGAACAGGCCATGTGCCCGATTCAAGCCTTTGCGGCTCAAGGATCCTGCCAGCAGGAGTCAGTGCAGCTTACTCGTCGTTGGCGTGCAAAAAGCGATACACCAGGGCGCCGATCACGCCGCCAATCAAGGGAGCCACCCAGAACAGCCACAGCTGTTCCATGGCCCACGTGCCCTGGAAGAAGGCCACGCCGGTAGAACGCGCAGGGTTCACGGAGGTGTTGGTGATGGGGATGCTGATCAGGTGAATCAAGGTCAGAGACAGACCAATTGCCACGCCTGCCAGACCAGCGTGACCACGCTTGTGGGTTGCGCCCATGATGATGAACAGGAAGAAGGCGGTCAGTACAATTTCTGCGATCAGGGCAGCGTTGCGGCTGTAGTTGTCGGGCGAGTGCTCGCCAAAGCCGTTGGAGGCAAAGCCTGCTACGGGATCAAAGCCGGTTTTGCCGCTGGCGATCAGGTACAGAACGCCGCCGGCCAGCAGGCCGCCGATAACCTGGGCAATGATGTAGGGAATGGCATCGCGAGCGGGGAAACGTCCACCAGCGACCAGACCCAGCGTGACAGCCGGATTGATGTGGCAACCGGAGATATTGCCGATGGCATAGCACATGGTCAGCAAGGTCAGGCCAAAGGCCAGGGCTACCCCGGCAAAACCAATCCCCAGTTCAGGATAGGCAGCGGCAAAGATCGCACTTCCGCAGCCCCCAAAGACCAGCCAGAAAGTGCCCAGCGTTTCTGCGGTGCATCGTTTTAATAAAGACATGATATTGCCCTGTTAGTGATTTAACACGGCTGGATTCTAGCGATAAGAAAGACGCGCTAACTTCTTGAAAGGAAAACAACTGTTAAAAGTTTTCCTTTGTTGAGGGTGGTGTTTTTTTATAGTAAATGTGAGAAATATCGCTAGTGTGCTGGTTTGTGTCGGGCGTAGGATCTTGTCGGGTTTGTGAAGACTTGTTTGGATGATTCCGGGCCTGAATATCCCCCGCAACGACATACTAAAATTCGGGAACGCAGTTGCATATTCCAAGGTGCCCACATCAACATGACCCATTCCCTTGAAGCTCTGATCCTGTCTCTTGAAGAGCGCCTGCTTGATCGTGCTACTCGTCAGGACGTGACGATGCTTGGCGCTTTATTGGCTGACGAGTTTGTAGAGTTTGGAGCCAGGGGCGCGGCATGGAGTAGAGCAGACGTGCTACGTGATCTGCCTGAACAGGAATTTGCGCAGCGTCGCCTGAGCGACTTCAAGCTGAGCCTCCTGTCAGAGGGTGTGGTCCTGGCGACTTATGTATGTGAAGTGTCAGGCGATGAAGGGCCGCAGCGGTCCTTGCGCAGTTCCATCTGGAAGCAGGTACAGGGACGCTGGCAGATGGTGTTTCATCAGGGAACCAGAATGGCGCAGGAATAAAAAAAAGGCCGGAATCTGAACTGCCCCCCAAAGCCTGGATTGTTATCCAACTTTCGGAGGGGCAGTTCAATCTTGGCCCTTTCTGTGCAGATCGCTCTTACGGCTTTTGCTGGATGAACGCTGCCGTTATTGGCGAGACCTGATGGAAATCAAAAGCTTGATGGTAGATTTCCCCGCTCTTGGCTTCCACGGTTAACCACAGTTGATGCTCCAGCTGGCTATTGGGCGGGATGGCAACGTCTACTGCTCGTGTCCAGCGCGTGTTGCTAAACGCCTGACGGGGCGCAGGCATAGGCTCGGGTTTGCTGACTTGCAGATAGGCGCGGCGTATATGTGGATCGCAGGTCTCGCAAAAGCGAATCTGGAAGGCTTTGCGATGCGCGCCGCTGGGCCCACTGATGGGGGCTTTGTCATCCGTTTCAGCCAGGATAAACGACCACGGACCAATCTGGCCTTGCAGGGCATTGTTGCGAAATACAGGCTCCGGGCCTTGCTGTGCCAGATAAATCATGAAGGCGGCAGGAATGGCCAGAAGACTGCTGGCAAAAACCAGGCTACGTGTAGAAAATCGGGGTGCTGTCGGTGTCACTCCAGCTTGGGAAGGCTCTGTGCGTGTAGCCCCAGCGCTCGTTGAAGCAGGGCTTGAGTTTGCCGCCGCCACTCCATTTTTCCCAGCTACAGCGTCACTTGATGCCGATGCAGTGTTGCCCGCTCCAACCGCTTTAGGTGCTGCCTTCGCAACAGGCGCAGGTTTGGCCCGCACAGGTTTCTTTTCCTGCCAGGGCCACCAGGGCAGGTAAAAGGTCAGTCCAGCACCGGCCATGGTTAGCCAACCCAGCCAGGCAACCGTGCCCATGCTCCAGCCCCAGCCTTGCCAGCACAGGGCTAAAGCCACGGCCAGCAGGGGCCAGCCGAGCAGACGAAAGATCAGTCTTTCCTTCTCGCTGGGCGTGCGATGTAGCAGGAATTCTCCCTGGCGATCACTGGCCAAGGCCAGGCAGATAAAGCCTGCCAGGCTGATGATGAAAACGGCCAGATTCAGCCACAGACTGGTATTGCTCATGGCAGCACTCCGGCGGGCATCAGCAGCACGCTGAGCACGGCGATGACAGCCGTAGGCAGAACCATACCCACCCAGGCACGGGTGGCGCTTTTAGTGCTGAACACCCACATGACGGCGATGGTGTACCAGACAAAGCTCAACATATTCGCTGCCAGAACAGCCTGGGCTCTAGGCAAGGGCCAGAGCACGGTCAGCAATACTGTGGCGGCAGCCGCCAAGGCGTAGCCGCCGACAGTGGCGGCCACAATGCGTGACAGCACTTGCAGGCGGTAGCGGGAAGTCAGTCCACTCATCCGTTCACTCCCGCAGTTTGCAAGCTGGCCGGGGCGGCGGCTTTTTTAGGCAGGCTGGCAATGTGCCATTTGCGTTTCATTTTGATGGCGATATAGACAAAGATGGCGGCCAGGCCAAACATGGTCAGGTCAAAGCCTGCCAGGCCCCAGTCGCCATGGATGACGGTGACACCCAGGTGACGGTCGGTAGTCAGCAGGTTCAGGACAGGAATCAGGGCGTAGGCGGCGGCTGTCAGGTACAGCAGTTCCAGCCAGGCGCGCTTCAAGGGTCGCCAGGAGGCATACAGGAAGGACCAGCCCCAGATCAGGAACAGCGCATGGAACTCCCAGGCGGCGCGGTCAGCCATATTGACGGGCAAGAGGCGATTGGCCCAGAAGTAGGCGGCCAGACCTAGCGGCAAACCGGCTAGGGTTCCGGCATTCAGAATTTCCACCAGACGCAGGCCCGCCGCATCAAAGCGCTCGGAGACACTAAGCGCAGTGGCTTTGGCCATGCGTTTTTGATGCTGGGTACGACGCTTCACGGTCCACAGCACCAAGCCTGTTCCAATAACGGCGCAGCCCAGCAAACCAGAAATAAAGTACAGCCAGCGCAACCACCATTCGGCAAACACACCTTCGTGCAAGGCCAGCAATACGCGGTGCGTGTCTCCGGTGACATTGCTATTGTTCTCCGGCTCCATGGCGCTGCCGTCGATGGCGTTAAAGCGCAGGGTTTCGGCACGGGTCCAGTGCACGCCCGTGACGCCGGTGCGACGCAGTTCTACATAAGCCTGGCTATCTGCCGGGTGTGTGATCTGCACCGAGGCAATGCTGTTCTTGCCCCAGGCTTGTTCAGCGCTATGCATCATCTCGCTTAGCGAGGCTTGCGGCGCGCTGATGGGCAGGAAGTCCCGTTTTTGCTGGCGAAGATCCTGGAAGTAAGTCTGTCGTCCTTCTTCCGTCGCGCCGTACATGACTTCTCGCCCAGTCGGCATATAGATGGACATGAAAAAGATCAGGCCCGTGTAGGTAATCATCAGGAAAAAGGGCAGGGACATCACGCTGACGATATTGTGCGCATCCAGCCAGGAACGCTGGCCCTTGCCGGGTCTGAAAGTGAAGAAGTCGGTGAAGATTTTCTTGTGAGTCACCACGCCTGTAATCACGGCCAGCAGCATCAGCATGGTGCAGATACCGACCAGCCAGATAGCAACCGGGTAAGGGATGTAGTGCAGGGCGTAATGCATGCGATACAGGCCAGTGCCACCAGCCGTGGCGCGGGGCTCGGTTTCAGGCTGAATCTGGCCGGTAACCGGGTCCAGCTCCTCGCCCCCGCGACGGGCGCGTTGACCGGGCTGGGGCATTTCTTCCCAGCCAATGGACAGCCCTTGTGTGGCACGCGGGTTCAGGGCTTGATGCGGCAGGGTAATGGTCCAGGCTTTGGACTCTGCCGGGGCATGCGCTTGCAACTGCGTCAGGGCCTGATCCAGCATCTGGCTGGATTGCTCGGGCAGGACTTGCATGGGCAAGGGACGCTCCGGCTCCATCCAGCGGGTGATTTCATCGTCTACATAGCCTGCCGTGCCGGTGACGAAGACGAAAAACAGGATCCAGCCCACCACCAGACCGACCCAGGTATGCAGCCATGCCATACATTGGCGAAATGACTCTTTCACGCTGATGCGCCTCCTACTTCAGCACCGTCTCCGGGTGCTGGATTGATGACCATTGAACCGAGAAAAGCCGTGCTTGCCTGGCAGCTGTGGGTGACGGATTGAGTCCGCCATTCTTGTCCGCTGCGCTCATCACGCAAGCTTCGCTTTTCAGTAAGCAAGTTCTTGGTGACAGAGAGGGGAAGAGGGCATCAGGCTTGAAACAACGGCAGAATAATAGCAATCATTCTCATTTCGGTGTTGGGGATTTCCAGGTTTCAAGGCTTTATTCAGAAATTAATGCGGCGCCATAGCTTTTTTGGCATTTTCCATAGGGGAAAGACGCAGTTGAGGGGGAGCGGGGCGATGAGCTGGTGAGAATCGGGCGGGAACAAGTCTTGTCGGTTCCGGGCTGAGGGCTGAACGCCGGGATGAGGCAGAAGGGAATACGCCTTGCAGGCATTACACCCCTGCTAACAAAACTTATGGTCTATAGAGCATTAACTGCCGGTTGATGAGGCCAGAACCCCCATCAAAAAGGCCCCGGCTAGCAAAGTGCCGGGGCCAGCTGGATTTCTGCTACGCCGGGAGTTTTAGAGCACCACAAACAGCAGCCAGACGACGACCGGGGCAATAACCGTGACGGCAGCACCGTACAGCAAAAGCTGACGGAAGAAGGCATCACGCGACACGCCCTGGGCATTGGCCAGCACCAGTGCGCCATTGGTGGAGAAGGGGCTGACGTCCACAATGGTGGAGGACACGGCCATGGCCGCAATAAAGCCCACCGGCCCCACGCCGCCATCTCCTTGCAAAAAGGGGACAGCCAGCGGAATCAGCGAACCCAGCACGGCGGTGGAAGAGGCAAAAGCCGACACAACCGCCCCCACAAAAAGCAGCAGCAAGGCCGCCATCAAGGGAGAGGTCAGCTGGGCAACGCTATGGCCAACAAAATCAATCGTGCCCATGGATTCCATCACGCCCACATAGGTGCTGACACCCACAATCAGCATGATTTCAGGCCAGGACACTTGGCCCAGCGCGCGTTTTTGCAGATTGGGGGCCATCAAGGTCAGAACCAGACCGATGGTGATCGAGGTAAAGCCAATATCCTGTTTGAAAAACAGCGTCAGAACGGCTAGGATAAACAGGCCGATCAAGGTAAGGACGCGATACCAGTGCGGGGCCTCGCTGGCACCATTACCGGCTTCGACCAGGGCATCGGGACTTTTCCAGGCGGTCTTGCGCTCTTCACCAAAGGCCTCGGCTTCAGCATCACCGAATACCTGCGGGCCACCCGAGCCATGGGCTACACGGGCAACTTTGACGTCTGCCGAACTTAAGTCCACTTTCTGGCGCATCAGCTTCAAGCCACCCATCCATACGAACAGCAAAATGGACACGGCCAGGTTGATGCTCAGGCTGGCCATCATGGTGGCCATTTCATTCAAGGGCAAACCGGCGGCGCTGACCACACGATTGGTGATGCCACCGTAGATACTGATAGGGGAGAAGCCGCCCCCTTGTGCGCCATGTATCACCAGCAAACCCATCAAGAGCGGGTTGATGCCGTACTGGCGAGCAAAGCCCAGTGCAATCGGGGCAATGATGGCAACGGCGGCTGGGCTGACGGCACCCACAGCCGTCAAGGCGGCCGTGATCAGGAACATGATCCAGGGAATGGCGGCGATGCGGCCACGCACGGCTCGCACAGCCATGCTGACCAGCCAGTTGATCGTGCCGTTGTTCTGAGCCAGAGCGAACAAATAGGTAATACCGGCCAGAGTCAGGAACAGGTCGGCCGGAAAGCCGCCCATGATTTCTTTGGCGCCCATGCCCGCCACCAGCGTCCCCACCAGAAAAGCGCCTACAAAAGCAATCAGTCCCATATTGATGGGTAGGGCGGTTGCCAGTACGAACATGCCTCCTAATACGGCAATGGATAGCCAATGCATATGTTTCGTCTCCTTGTAATTGAACCTTTTGCAGGTTTCTGGAAACGACCATATCAGTGGCGGTATAGGGCTATCAATAAAGCTTATGGCCGAATGATTACGCTAAACGTAATGATTAGTCAGGGAG encodes:
- a CDS encoding DUF4440 domain-containing protein, with the translated sequence MTHSLEALILSLEERLLDRATRQDVTMLGALLADEFVEFGARGAAWSRADVLRDLPEQEFAQRRLSDFKLSLLSEGVVLATYVCEVSGDEGPQRSLRSSIWKQVQGRWQMVFHQGTRMAQE
- a CDS encoding rhodanese-like domain-containing protein, producing the protein MVESILQLIEQHGLLIVFFNVLVEQAGAPIPAYPVLVVTGALHESGGYSLWNLLGFAVLGAMIADYGWYLAGRRYGGRLLALLCKISLSPDSCIRQTESIYMRWGAPSLMVAKFVPGFASIASVLAGTVGTPRRSFLFYDIIGAAVWAGSAVFLGSLFSSAVDELLNVLVSLGVVGGILLALALAVFIAKKWWQRHRFIKSLCMERVSVQELHQMLSSESPPTIVDVRSTLIQAQGRIPGAISLALGEATLNLITDGEIIVYCDCPNEVSAALVSKRLLQSGYSRVRPLEGGLEAWRAAGFDIQRGPDQPEAAL
- a CDS encoding SLC13 family permease, coding for MHWLSIAVLGGMFVLATALPINMGLIAFVGAFLVGTLVAGMGAKEIMGGFPADLFLTLAGITYLFALAQNNGTINWLVSMAVRAVRGRIAAIPWIMFLITAALTAVGAVSPAAVAIIAPIALGFARQYGINPLLMGLLVIHGAQGGGFSPISIYGGITNRVVSAAGLPLNEMATMMASLSINLAVSILLFVWMGGLKLMRQKVDLSSADVKVARVAHGSGGPQVFGDAEAEAFGEERKTAWKSPDALVEAGNGASEAPHWYRVLTLIGLFILAVLTLFFKQDIGFTSITIGLVLTLMAPNLQKRALGQVSWPEIMLIVGVSTYVGVMESMGTIDFVGHSVAQLTSPLMAALLLLFVGAVVSAFASSTAVLGSLIPLAVPFLQGDGGVGPVGFIAAMAVSSTIVDVSPFSTNGALVLANAQGVSRDAFFRQLLLYGAAVTVIAPVVVWLLFVVL
- the aqpZ gene encoding aquaporin Z, whose product is MSLLKRCTAETLGTFWLVFGGCGSAIFAAAYPELGIGFAGVALAFGLTLLTMCYAIGNISGCHINPAVTLGLVAGGRFPARDAIPYIIAQVIGGLLAGGVLYLIASGKTGFDPVAGFASNGFGEHSPDNYSRNAALIAEIVLTAFFLFIIMGATHKRGHAGLAGVAIGLSLTLIHLISIPITNTSVNPARSTGVAFFQGTWAMEQLWLFWVAPLIGGVIGALVYRFLHANDE
- a CDS encoding DoxX family protein, coding for MNHVIQELLRSRVYFVLATLLLTYIFWWSGVNKVWDFSAAKREMAHFGLEPQALFAVLTIAVQLLGSWLIISASRLAWLGALMLGVFTLSTIPLAHRFWAMQGLEAFLEQALVQDHISVIGGLAVAAALAHAHRQARH
- a CDS encoding lysozyme inhibitor LprI family protein, producing the protein MKKALNTGLIALGLSLMASASYVQAADCDSMTNQNAMNQCFSNEYKNSDAELNKLYKEIGNRLKDDADTLKALRNAQRAWVSFRDAECDFAAINTQGGSIHAMLITTCRNELTQARIKNFNTYLSCEEGDTSCPVPPAM
- a CDS encoding DUF3649 domain-containing protein, yielding MSGLTSRYRLQVLSRIVAATVGGYALAAAATVLLTVLWPLPRAQAVLAANMLSFVWYTIAVMWVFSTKSATRAWVGMVLPTAVIAVLSVLLMPAGVLP
- a CDS encoding LysR substrate-binding domain-containing protein; protein product: MPDTKHPSTRDLNDLYYFVQVVDHGGFAPAGRALGIPKSKLSRRITFLEESLGVRLIQRSSRHFSVTEIGQMYYQRCLAMLVEADSAQDIIERHRSEPQGSVRISCPLALLDYGVNELLARYMAAYPQVKLEVESTNRRVDVIREGFDVALRVRFPPLEDSGLVMKVLGESTQYLVASPALIERMGGLPKLDQLGSWPSLSDEHLQRNPTWQLQTAENTLMEVPYQPRLVCDDRMTLLQAALQGIGVVQMPAMLIAPYMRDGRLVDVAPGWNPRSGVVHAVFPSRRGLVPAVRALLDFLGQEFVTILHAPSS
- a CDS encoding DUF3325 domain-containing protein — protein: MSNTSLWLNLAVFIISLAGFICLALASDRQGEFLLHRTPSEKERLIFRLLGWPLLAVALALCWQGWGWSMGTVAWLGWLTMAGAGLTFYLPWWPWQEKKPVRAKPAPVAKAAPKAVGAGNTASASSDAVAGKNGVAAANSSPASTSAGATRTEPSQAGVTPTAPRFSTRSLVFASSLLAIPAAFMIYLAQQGPEPVFRNNALQGQIGPWSFILAETDDKAPISGPSGAHRKAFQIRFCETCDPHIRRAYLQVSKPEPMPAPRQAFSNTRWTRAVDVAIPPNSQLEHQLWLTVEAKSGEIYHQAFDFHQVSPITAAFIQQKP
- a CDS encoding DMT family transporter, which gives rise to MNAKMAAATAAILWGFTYILTTTWLPPNPLFLAAVRALGGAVVLLALVRSLPPRAWWGRLAVLGTLNTGLFFGLFFIAATRLPGGVAAIFQALTPLATIFIAWGILRARPALTRIGAVLLGALGVSLVVLSSQATLDLIGIAAALGSMLSIATGGVLMNKWGAPPIPLLGFTGWQLLIAGVELSVIVLLTQDIPSQLIPVHWLGLFLLATVLTAGPFALWFSAIKQLGAVTVAPFMLLVPVTAFILDALIKGVWPTTLQLVGVALVMAGLVLSQQTLAVARSTLEASVHKP
- a CDS encoding PepSY-associated TM helix domain-containing protein, whose product is MKESFRQCMAWLHTWVGLVVGWILFFVFVTGTAGYVDDEITRWMEPERPLPMQVLPEQSSQMLDQALTQLQAHAPAESKAWTITLPHQALNPRATQGLSIGWEEMPQPGQRARRGGEELDPVTGQIQPETEPRATAGGTGLYRMHYALHYIPYPVAIWLVGICTMLMLLAVITGVVTHKKIFTDFFTFRPGKGQRSWLDAHNIVSVMSLPFFLMITYTGLIFFMSIYMPTGREVMYGATEEGRQTYFQDLRQQKRDFLPISAPQASLSEMMHSAEQAWGKNSIASVQITHPADSQAYVELRRTGVTGVHWTRAETLRFNAIDGSAMEPENNSNVTGDTHRVLLALHEGVFAEWWLRWLYFISGLLGCAVIGTGLVLWTVKRRTQHQKRMAKATALSVSERFDAAGLRLVEILNAGTLAGLPLGLAAYFWANRLLPVNMADRAAWEFHALFLIWGWSFLYASWRPLKRAWLELLYLTAAAYALIPVLNLLTTDRHLGVTVIHGDWGLAGFDLTMFGLAAIFVYIAIKMKRKWHIASLPKKAAAPASLQTAGVNG